In one Gracilinanus agilis isolate LMUSP501 chromosome 6, AgileGrace, whole genome shotgun sequence genomic region, the following are encoded:
- the NOP56 gene encoding nucleolar protein 56, with protein sequence MVLLHVLFEHAAGYALLALKEVEEISLLLPQVEECVLNIGKFHSIVRLVAFSPFKSAHSALENANAVSEGILHEDLRLFLETNMPAKKKKALLGVGDPKIGAAIQEELGYPCQTGGVVAEILRGVRLHFHSLVKGLTEVSASKAQLGLGHSYSRAKVKFNVNRVDNMIIQSISLLDQLDKDINTFSMRVREWYGYHFPELVKIVNDNATYCRLARLIGNRKELNEEKLEALEELTMDGAKAQAILDASRSSMGMDISPIDLINIESFSSRVVSLSEYRQSLNTYLRSKMAQVAPSLSALIGEAVGARLISHAGSLTNLAKYPASTVQILGAEKALFRALKTRGNTPKYGLIFHSTFIGRAAAKNKGRISRYLANKCSIASRIDCFSEVPTTVFGEKLREQVEERLSFYETGDPPRKNLDVMKEAVNEAGEVVAEIRRKLAKKEKKRLKKEKKRLEALAAAENSIPENGQETENGEEKPKKKRKRQEDETEEAPEEMSTPPKPKKKKKLLYSEEDGVAADTPTIVKKKKKKAQKTSED encoded by the exons ATG GTGCTGTTGCACGTGCTTTTTGAGCACGCTGCCGGCTATGCTTTGCTGGCACTCAAGGAGGTGGAGGAGATCAGTCTGCTACTACCCCAG GTGGAGGAATGTGTGCTGAACATTGGAAAGTTTCACAGCATTGTCCGTCTTGTGGCCTTTTCTCCATTTAAGTCTGCCCACAGTGCTTTAGAGAATGCTAATGCAGTTTCTGAGG GTATCCTCCATGAGGATCTCCGACTTTTCTTGGAAACCAACATGCCAGCTAAGAAGAAGAAAGCCTTACTGGGTGTTGGGGACCCTAAGATTGGGGCTGCTATCCAAGAGGAATTAGGCTATCCCTGCCAAACTGGAGGTGTTGTTGCTGAAATCCTTAGAG GAGTTCGTCTGCATTTTCATTCTCTGGTGAAAGGTCTGACTGAGGTTTCAGCTTCTAAGGCCCAACTGGGTCTAGGACACAGCTACTCTCGGGCCAAGGTCAAGTTCAATGTGAACAGAGTAGACAACATGATCATTCAGTCCATCAGTCTTCTTGACCAGCTCGACAAAGATATCAACACCTTTTCTATGCGTGTCAG GGAGTGGTATGGCTATCACTTTCCTGAGCTGGTAAAAATTGTCAATGACAATGCCACATACTGTCGCCTGGCCCGTCTCATTGGTAATCGAAAAGAATTGAATGAGGAGAAGTTAGAGGCTCTGGAGGAGCTGACAATGGATGGGGCGAAGGCCCAGGCCATCTTGGATGCATCTCGGTCTTCCATGG GCATGGACATCTCTCCCATTGACCTGATCAATATTGAGAGTTTTTCAAGTCGAGTGGTGTCTTTATCTGAGTATCGACAGAGTTTGAATACTTACCTTCGATCCAAGATGGCCCAAGTGGCCCCCAGCCTGTCAGCCCTCATTGGGGAGGCG gTTGGTGCTCGACTGATCTCCCATGCTGGGAGCCTTACCAATCTGGCCAAGTACCCAGCATCCACAGTGCAGATCTTGGGGGCTGAGAAGGCACTGTTCAG AGCCCTGAAGACTCGGGGAAATACCCCCAAATATGGACTCATATTCCACTCAACCTTCATTGGCCGTGCGGCCGCCAAGAATAAAGGCAGAATCTCCCGATACCTGGCAAACAAATGCAGCATTGCATCCCGGATCGACTGCTTTTCTG AGGTTCCTACAACTGTGTTTGGAGAGAAGCTACGGGAACAGGTAGAAGAACGCCTATCGTTCTATGAGACCGGGGATCCACCCCGGAAGAATCTGGATGTCATGAAGGAGGCAGTGAATGAG GCTGGGGAAGTGGTTGCAGAGATTAGGAGGAAACTGGCGAAGAAGGAAAAGAAGCGgctgaagaaagagaagaagcgCCTAGAGGCTTTGGCAGCTGCAGAAAACAGCATTCCTGAAAATGGACAG GAAACTGAGAATGGGGAGgagaaaccaaaaaagaaaagaaaacggcAGGAGGATGAGACAGAAGAAGCCCCAGAAGAGATGTCTACACCCCCCAagcccaagaaaaagaaaaaacttttatatTCAGAAGAAGATGGTGTAGCAGCGGACACACCAAccatagtcaagaaaaaaaagaaaaaggcacaaAAGACTTCtgaggactag
- the IDH3B gene encoding isocitrate dehydrogenase [NAD] subunit beta, mitochondrial isoform X1 has product MAALTGVRVLSRALVVTPNLGTWRGLMTTAAVRATPRSAVDDVKVEGAFPVTMLPGDGVGPELMHAVKEVFKAASVPVEFQEHHLSEVQNMASEEKLEQVLSSMKENKVAIIGKIHTPMDTEYKGDLASYDMRLRRKLDLFANVVHVKSLPGYKTRHNNLDLVIIREQTEGEYSSLEHESARGVIECLKIVTRAKSQRIAKFAFDYATKKGRGKVTAVHKANIMKLGDGLFLQCCEEVAELYPKIKFETMIIDNCCMQLVQNPYQFDVLVMPNLYGNIIDNLAAGLVGGAGVVPGESYSAEYAVFETGARHPFAQAVGRNIANPTAMLLSSSNMLRHLNLEYHSNMIAEAVKKVIKVGKVRTRDMGGYSTTSDFIKSVISHLHPPHGG; this is encoded by the exons ATGGCGGCCTTGACCGGAGTCCGAGTGCTTAGTCGG GCGCTTGTGGTCACCCCGAACCTTGGCACCTGGAGGGGTCTGATGACCACGGCTGCTGTTCGAGCTACCCCGCGGAGTGCG GTAGATGATGTGAAGGTGGAAGGGGCATTCCCTGTCACTATGCTGCCTGGTGATGGTGTGGGGCCTGAGCTCATGCATGCTGTTAAAGAAGTCTTCAAG GCGGCCAGTGTCCCTGTGGAGTTTCAGGAGCACCATCTGAGTGAGGTGCAGAACATGGCCTCAGAAGAGAAGCTAGAGCAAGTGCTGAGCTCCATGAAAGAAAACAAGGTCGCTATCATCG GAAAAATTCACACTCCAATGGACACCGAGTACAAGGGGGACTTGGCCTCTTATGACATGCGGCTCAG GCGTAAGCTGGACCTCTTTGCCAATGTCGTTCATGTCAAGAGCCTTCCAGGATACAAGACTCGACACAACAATCTGGACTTGGTGATCATCCGTGAGCAGACTGAAGGAGAATATAGCTCCCTGGAGCACGAG AGTGCCAGAGGCGTGATTGAATGTTTGAAGATCGTCACTCGTGCCAAGTCCCAGCGAATTGCCAAGTTTGCCTTTGACTATGCCACCAAGAAGGGCCGAGGGAAGGTCACAGCCGTGCACAAGGCCAACATTAT GAAGCTTGGCGATGGGCTATTCTTGCAGTGCTGTGAGGAGGTGGCTGAGCTATACCCCAAAATCAAGTTTGAGACCATGATCATAGACAACTGTTGTATGCAG cTGGTGCAGAATCCATACCAGTTTGATGTGCTCGTGATGCCCAATCTCTATGGAAACATCATTGACAACCTGGCTGCGGGTTTGGTAGGGGGTGCAGGTGTGGTTCCTGGTGAGAGCTACAGTGCAGAATATGCTGTTTTTGAAACA GGAGCAAGGCATCCATTTGCCCAAGCTGTGGGTAGGAATATTGCCAACCCCACTGCCATGCTGCTGTCTTCCAGCAATATGCTGAGGCACCTCAA CCTGGAATATCACTCCAACATGATTGCTGAGGCTGTGAAGAAGGTGATAAAAGTGGGCAAA GTTCGGACTCGGGACATGGGCGGCTACAGCACCACGTCTGACTTCATCAAGTCTGTCATCAGCCACCTGCACCCCCCTCATGGGGGCTAG
- the IDH3B gene encoding isocitrate dehydrogenase [NAD] subunit beta, mitochondrial isoform X2 produces the protein MAALTGVRVLSRALVVTPNLGTWRGLMTTAAVRATPRSAVDDVKVEGAFPVTMLPGDGVGPELMHAVKEVFKAASVPVEFQEHHLSEVQNMASEEKLEQVLSSMKENKVAIIGKIHTPMDTEYKGDLASYDMRLRRKLDLFANVVHVKSLPGYKTRHNNLDLVIIREQTEGEYSSLEHESARGVIECLKIVTRAKSQRIAKFAFDYATKKGRGKVTAVHKANIMKLGDGLFLQCCEEVAELYPKIKFETMIIDNCCMQLVQNPYQFDVLVMPNLYGNIIDNLAAGLVGGAGVVPGESYSAEYAVFETGARHPFAQAVGRNIANPTAMLLSSSNMLRHLNLEYHSNMIAEAVKKVIKVGKVRTPDMGGYATCRDLTQAIISSLSTPQAS, from the exons ATGGCGGCCTTGACCGGAGTCCGAGTGCTTAGTCGG GCGCTTGTGGTCACCCCGAACCTTGGCACCTGGAGGGGTCTGATGACCACGGCTGCTGTTCGAGCTACCCCGCGGAGTGCG GTAGATGATGTGAAGGTGGAAGGGGCATTCCCTGTCACTATGCTGCCTGGTGATGGTGTGGGGCCTGAGCTCATGCATGCTGTTAAAGAAGTCTTCAAG GCGGCCAGTGTCCCTGTGGAGTTTCAGGAGCACCATCTGAGTGAGGTGCAGAACATGGCCTCAGAAGAGAAGCTAGAGCAAGTGCTGAGCTCCATGAAAGAAAACAAGGTCGCTATCATCG GAAAAATTCACACTCCAATGGACACCGAGTACAAGGGGGACTTGGCCTCTTATGACATGCGGCTCAG GCGTAAGCTGGACCTCTTTGCCAATGTCGTTCATGTCAAGAGCCTTCCAGGATACAAGACTCGACACAACAATCTGGACTTGGTGATCATCCGTGAGCAGACTGAAGGAGAATATAGCTCCCTGGAGCACGAG AGTGCCAGAGGCGTGATTGAATGTTTGAAGATCGTCACTCGTGCCAAGTCCCAGCGAATTGCCAAGTTTGCCTTTGACTATGCCACCAAGAAGGGCCGAGGGAAGGTCACAGCCGTGCACAAGGCCAACATTAT GAAGCTTGGCGATGGGCTATTCTTGCAGTGCTGTGAGGAGGTGGCTGAGCTATACCCCAAAATCAAGTTTGAGACCATGATCATAGACAACTGTTGTATGCAG cTGGTGCAGAATCCATACCAGTTTGATGTGCTCGTGATGCCCAATCTCTATGGAAACATCATTGACAACCTGGCTGCGGGTTTGGTAGGGGGTGCAGGTGTGGTTCCTGGTGAGAGCTACAGTGCAGAATATGCTGTTTTTGAAACA GGAGCAAGGCATCCATTTGCCCAAGCTGTGGGTAGGAATATTGCCAACCCCACTGCCATGCTGCTGTCTTCCAGCAATATGCTGAGGCACCTCAA CCTGGAATATCACTCCAACATGATTGCTGAGGCTGTGAAGAAGGTGATAAAAGTGGGCAAA GTACGCACCCCGGACATGGGTGGCTATGCCACCTGCCGGGATCTCACCCAGGCCATCATTAGTAGCCTGTCTACCCCACAAGCATCCTGA